Proteins encoded in a region of the Isosphaeraceae bacterium EP7 genome:
- a CDS encoding BlaI/MecI/CopY family transcriptional regulator — protein sequence MPKRPPTIPDSELDVLKVLWERGQATVREALEDLKAAGRQWSYATVATLLDRLETKGVVASDRRELAFVYKPLVEAQEVRQKRVNSLVDKLYQGEPGLLVLHLLKSHPLDASQASEVRAVLEQMTGSGQSDDAKGPTKAG from the coding sequence ATGCCGAAGCGACCGCCGACCATCCCCGACTCGGAACTCGACGTCCTCAAGGTCCTCTGGGAACGCGGCCAGGCCACCGTGCGCGAGGCGCTCGAGGACCTCAAGGCGGCCGGCAGGCAGTGGTCCTACGCCACCGTCGCCACGCTGCTCGACCGGTTGGAGACCAAGGGGGTCGTTGCAAGCGACCGCCGCGAGCTGGCCTTCGTCTACAAGCCGCTCGTCGAGGCCCAGGAAGTCCGCCAGAAGCGGGTCAACAGCCTGGTCGACAAGCTCTACCAGGGTGAGCCCGGACTGCTCGTCCTGCACCTCCTGAAGTCGCACCCGCTCGACGCCAGCCAGGCCAGCGAGGTCCGCGCCGTGCTCGAGCAGATGACCGGCTCCGGCCAGTCCGACGACGCCAAGGGCCCCACCAAGGCCGGCTGA
- a CDS encoding M48 family metalloprotease, protein MGRAVTPRGLPCPACGGLLLPIPGGSPDRPRLACAGCGESFRARRRGDPAGAPVAVPIGHLGLVWRGLVLRGLEIFYRLGLCLGGLVLFACGGFIPVLGAWLRDEIDTWSGAVEVMGGVPVVADAAHADADLGPVLARADATPLFEVVADVSRQLGARPPRELRLTYLPCCGVLAWRRSEAMVVGLPLLDVLDVGELRAMLAHELSHLANGDATRAAASARFVEALGRSLRSGGPRRGPLAAWARACHRLASRLIGPIALGQEVRADRAAATVAGGTAAASALVKVAIVQPLFREVLAYYDPDRPDLPDLYSFFRAFWHRLPEQSKAAMRGNLIAPAQGVAPDSADDPTHPPLIDRLRLLQTYPDTPGSEADHAPAALTIGDAEALGQMLHNRLFSLPAVEPTVYHRAGS, encoded by the coding sequence ATGGGGCGAGCGGTCACCCCGCGCGGGCTGCCATGTCCGGCGTGCGGCGGGCTCCTTCTGCCGATCCCGGGCGGGTCGCCCGACCGCCCCCGGCTGGCCTGCGCCGGCTGTGGAGAGTCGTTTCGCGCCCGCAGGCGAGGCGACCCCGCCGGTGCCCCCGTGGCGGTGCCCATCGGCCACCTCGGCCTGGTCTGGCGTGGCCTGGTCCTGCGGGGCCTGGAAATTTTCTATCGATTGGGGCTGTGCCTGGGTGGTCTGGTCTTGTTCGCCTGCGGCGGCTTCATCCCGGTGCTGGGGGCCTGGCTGCGCGACGAGATCGACACATGGAGCGGCGCCGTGGAGGTCATGGGCGGGGTTCCGGTCGTCGCCGACGCGGCGCATGCCGACGCCGACCTCGGGCCGGTCCTTGCGCGTGCCGACGCGACTCCGCTGTTCGAGGTGGTCGCCGACGTGTCCAGGCAACTCGGGGCGCGGCCGCCCCGCGAGCTGAGGCTGACGTATCTGCCCTGCTGCGGGGTGCTCGCCTGGCGTCGGTCCGAGGCGATGGTGGTCGGCCTGCCGCTGCTAGACGTGCTTGACGTGGGCGAGCTGCGCGCGATGCTGGCCCACGAGCTCTCGCACCTGGCCAACGGCGACGCGACCCGCGCCGCGGCCTCGGCCCGGTTCGTCGAGGCCCTGGGCCGTTCCTTGCGCTCGGGGGGCCCGCGCCGGGGGCCGCTGGCCGCCTGGGCGCGAGCCTGTCATCGCCTGGCTTCCCGCCTGATCGGCCCGATCGCGCTGGGGCAGGAAGTGCGCGCCGACCGCGCCGCGGCGACGGTGGCCGGCGGGACCGCGGCGGCCTCGGCCCTGGTGAAGGTTGCCATCGTCCAGCCCCTCTTCCGCGAGGTCCTGGCCTACTACGATCCCGATCGCCCCGACTTGCCCGACCTCTACAGCTTCTTCAGGGCCTTCTGGCATCGCCTGCCCGAGCAGTCGAAGGCCGCCATGCGGGGGAATCTGATCGCACCGGCCCAGGGCGTGGCCCCCGACTCCGCCGACGACCCGACCCATCCGCCGCTGATCGACCGCCTTCGTCTCTTGCAGACCTATCCGGACACCCCGGGCAGCGAGGCCGACCACGCGCCGGCCGCCCTGACCATCGGCGACGCGGAGGCGCTGGGCCAGATGCTGCACAATCGCCTCTTCTCCCTGCCCGCCGTCGAGCCGACGGTGTACCACCGGGCCGGGTCATGA
- a CDS encoding L-lactate permease, translating into MWTQNYDPFGLWPLSTLAAALPVLVLLGLLAWGHLPAWKAALAGLMTAAALAVGAFGMPPQMALASAGVGLVFALFRIVWLIIAAVFLYDIAVATGQFAVMESSIAGLSGDRRIQAVLVAFCFGAFIEGAAGFGAPVAISAAFLVGLGFPPAKAALLCLIANTAPVAWGSVGIPIRTLAQVTALDIEALSATSGRILPPLSLIIPAWLVITLAGWRGALGIWPALLVIGGTFAFVQFAWSNFVGFELVDIVSAVASLAAGVILLKVWRPKDLWQFDGETGLAPHAQSRIDNPLTAARVFKAWMPFAVMTVAVLAWGTPAVKSAIDRTTSWNLEMPGLHKAVVKGPAVGGPASPTRDDGEKAILEIVPVSATGTAVFLSATLSGLLLGVSPARQILMLAATTRRLLPAFGAIFSMLALGFVTKYSGMDAVLGLAFTRTGVWLYPLFGTLLGWLGVALTGSDTASNVLFGNLQVITARKLGLSPILMAAANTTGGVMGKMIDAQSIVVAAAATGEQGHEGQLLRAVFWHSLALALLVGAIVWTFAHLTPGLVALPAAALP; encoded by the coding sequence GTGTGGACGCAGAACTACGACCCGTTCGGGCTCTGGCCCCTCTCAACCCTGGCCGCGGCGCTGCCGGTGCTGGTCTTGCTAGGCCTGCTGGCCTGGGGCCACCTCCCCGCCTGGAAGGCCGCCCTCGCTGGGCTCATGACCGCCGCCGCACTGGCCGTCGGTGCCTTCGGAATGCCGCCACAGATGGCACTGGCCAGCGCCGGGGTCGGCCTGGTCTTTGCCCTATTCCGCATCGTCTGGCTTATTATCGCGGCCGTGTTTCTCTATGACATCGCCGTGGCAACCGGCCAGTTCGCGGTGATGGAGTCGTCCATCGCGGGACTCTCCGGCGACCGGCGGATTCAGGCGGTCCTGGTCGCCTTCTGCTTCGGCGCCTTCATCGAGGGGGCCGCCGGGTTCGGCGCCCCGGTGGCCATCTCGGCCGCCTTCCTCGTCGGCCTCGGCTTCCCCCCGGCCAAGGCCGCGCTTCTCTGCCTGATCGCCAACACGGCGCCGGTTGCCTGGGGCTCCGTCGGAATCCCGATCCGGACCCTCGCCCAGGTGACCGCGCTCGATATCGAGGCCCTCAGCGCCACCTCGGGCAGGATCCTCCCTCCCCTCTCGCTCATCATCCCCGCCTGGCTGGTCATCACGCTCGCCGGCTGGCGGGGGGCCCTTGGTATCTGGCCCGCCCTGCTCGTCATCGGCGGCACGTTTGCCTTCGTCCAGTTCGCCTGGTCCAACTTCGTCGGCTTCGAGCTCGTCGACATCGTCTCGGCGGTCGCCAGCCTCGCCGCCGGCGTGATACTCCTGAAGGTCTGGCGCCCCAAGGACCTCTGGCAATTCGACGGCGAGACCGGCCTCGCCCCCCATGCCCAGTCTCGCATCGATAATCCCTTGACCGCCGCCCGGGTCTTCAAGGCCTGGATGCCGTTCGCCGTGATGACCGTGGCAGTCCTGGCCTGGGGGACGCCTGCGGTGAAGTCGGCCATCGACCGGACGACATCGTGGAACCTGGAAATGCCCGGCCTTCACAAGGCTGTGGTCAAAGGACCGGCCGTCGGCGGGCCCGCGTCCCCGACTCGGGACGACGGCGAGAAAGCGATCCTCGAGATCGTCCCGGTCTCGGCCACAGGCACGGCCGTGTTCCTCTCGGCCACCCTCAGCGGGCTCTTGCTCGGCGTCTCGCCGGCCAGACAGATCCTGATGCTCGCGGCCACGACGAGGCGGCTTCTGCCCGCCTTCGGCGCGATCTTCTCGATGCTCGCGCTGGGGTTCGTTACGAAATATTCGGGCATGGACGCCGTGCTCGGCCTGGCCTTCACCCGGACGGGTGTCTGGCTCTACCCGCTATTCGGCACCCTGCTCGGCTGGCTCGGGGTGGCGCTGACCGGCTCGGACACGGCGAGCAACGTCCTCTTCGGCAACTTGCAGGTGATCACGGCGCGCAAGCTCGGCCTCTCGCCCATCCTGATGGCGGCGGCCAACACCACGGGCGGCGTGATGGGGAAGATGATCGACGCCCAGTCGATCGTCGTGGCCGCGGCGGCCACGGGCGAGCAAGGCCATGAGGGCCAACTGCTCCGGGCCGTGTTCTGGCACAGCCTGGCATTGGCCCTACTCGTGGGCGCCATCGTCTGGACGTTCGCCCACCTGACCCCCGGCCTCGTCGCCTTGCCGGCCGCGGCCCTCCCCTGA
- the raiA gene encoding ribosome-associated translation inhibitor RaiA, with amino-acid sequence MHIEISTRHGSLTPGQLAHLREKAEKLPKYFGRLMEIEVAVDQGKHSWNIEILCSAEHKHDFVAHEEAPTPEAAMDQCVHKIENQLRKYKERLQNHKGDVALADAAAEAEEADAAASESEATSEAELSDPPSSV; translated from the coding sequence GTGCACATCGAGATCTCGACACGCCACGGTAGCCTGACCCCGGGCCAGCTCGCCCATCTCCGCGAGAAGGCCGAGAAGCTGCCGAAATACTTCGGTCGCTTGATGGAGATCGAGGTGGCCGTCGACCAGGGGAAGCATTCCTGGAACATCGAAATCCTCTGCTCGGCCGAGCACAAGCACGACTTCGTGGCGCACGAAGAGGCGCCAACGCCCGAGGCGGCGATGGACCAGTGTGTCCACAAGATCGAGAACCAGCTACGCAAATACAAAGAACGACTCCAGAACCATAAGGGCGACGTGGCCCTGGCCGACGCGGCCGCCGAGGCCGAAGAGGCCGACGCCGCTGCGTCCGAGTCCGAAGCCACGTCCGAGGCCGAGCTGTCGGATCCTCCCAGCTCGGTGTGA
- a CDS encoding PTS sugar transporter subunit IIA, translated as MKLSDFVVREAILVDLQATSKEAAIREIVQSLHEAGRIGAADLDSVSRAILSREELGSTGIGQGVAVPHTRHPTVDRLVGTVALSRRGVDFAALDGDPVDILFLLVSPPNMPGDHLRALENISRHLKDERFVSFLRNAKTKEDVIDLLDEIDLGSP; from the coding sequence ATGAAGCTTTCGGATTTCGTCGTCCGCGAGGCGATCTTGGTGGACCTGCAGGCGACCTCCAAAGAGGCCGCCATCCGCGAGATCGTCCAGAGCCTGCACGAGGCCGGGCGGATCGGGGCGGCCGACCTGGATAGCGTCTCCAGGGCGATCCTCAGCCGCGAGGAACTCGGCTCCACCGGAATCGGCCAGGGCGTGGCGGTTCCCCACACGAGGCACCCGACCGTCGATCGTCTCGTGGGGACGGTGGCCCTGTCGCGTCGCGGGGTCGACTTCGCCGCCCTCGACGGCGACCCGGTCGATATCCTGTTCCTGCTCGTCTCGCCGCCGAACATGCCGGGCGACCACCTGCGGGCGCTCGAGAACATCTCGAGGCACCTGAAGGACGAGCGGTTCGTCAGCTTCTTGCGGAATGCGAAGACCAAAGAAGACGTGATCGACCTGCTCGACGAGATCGATCTAGGCTCGCCGTGA
- a CDS encoding HPr family phosphocarrier protein, which produces MSHDDPVASRQVEIINEYGLHLRPADKFVRLAHQYQSEILVIYQGTQFNGKSILDLTSLAAECGTQIELVARGADAQAAVDALADLISARFHEPEEGSDKDAAS; this is translated from the coding sequence ATGAGCCACGACGACCCCGTCGCCAGCCGCCAGGTCGAGATCATCAACGAGTACGGCCTGCACCTCAGGCCGGCCGACAAGTTCGTGCGGCTGGCGCATCAATACCAGTCCGAGATCCTCGTGATTTATCAGGGGACTCAGTTCAACGGGAAGAGTATCCTAGACTTGACCAGTCTGGCCGCCGAGTGTGGCACCCAGATCGAGCTGGTCGCCCGGGGCGCCGACGCCCAGGCCGCCGTCGATGCGCTGGCGGATCTGATCTCGGCCCGATTCCACGAGCCCGAGGAGGGCAGCGACAAGGACGCCGCCTCATGA
- the ptsP gene encoding phosphoenolpyruvate--protein phosphotransferase: MRPVAALTAAARAPSERVRESPAPALAPTERGAAARLGSCRVPTSKPQSMQILRGVAVSPGIAIGPALVLGPRGLRPPRRPIDVGAVADEIARLGRGLAAALAEARAAETDARQRIGPQYADILAAHARMIDDPVLRNEAEARIRRDQVDAEHAVDSILDGYAARLESLSDRHLAARAADVRDIQRRILDHLSGRGAGPLHANLGQPGLVLTHDLSPSETAELDPTLVLGFATEAGGMASHTAIVAAALEIPAVVGLGRFLDRAQASHSAIIDGDEGLVVLDPDAETLGRYRRAAAERAARFERLTRLSDLPAETLDGHVVHLVGNIEFPAEADACLTRGAEGIGLYRTDFLYLNAERPPTEEEQYVNYEAVVRSMQGRPVTIRTLDLGADKVARFRAGQGGDPGGHARHPALGLRSLRLSLREPELFRPQLRAILRAAALGDVRIMLPMVTTLTEFRQARALLNSVAVELAAEGVPARADLPLGIMIEVPAAVVMADKMAEEVDFFSIGTNDLIQYALAVDRTDETVADLYSASDPAVLRLIAMVVEAARRRGLDVTVCGAMGGDPLYTTVLLGLGVGHLSMPPHQLPEVKRVVRGLRMNEARALALRALDQDTAQAVNVLLRASLGSTLAASPQPPSSSSYPAVSPDLDLPTGRGA, from the coding sequence ATGAGGCCCGTGGCCGCCCTCACGGCGGCCGCCCGCGCCCCGAGCGAGAGAGTCCGCGAGTCCCCCGCCCCCGCACTTGCCCCGACCGAGCGGGGCGCGGCGGCCCGGCTCGGCTCTTGCCGCGTCCCTACGTCGAAGCCGCAATCGATGCAGATCCTCCGAGGGGTCGCCGTCAGCCCGGGAATCGCCATCGGCCCGGCCCTCGTCCTGGGCCCGCGGGGCCTCCGCCCCCCCCGTCGGCCGATCGACGTCGGGGCCGTCGCCGACGAGATTGCCAGGCTGGGGCGCGGCCTCGCCGCAGCCCTGGCCGAGGCCCGGGCCGCCGAGACCGACGCCAGGCAACGGATCGGCCCGCAATATGCCGACATCCTCGCCGCGCACGCCCGGATGATCGACGACCCCGTCCTGAGGAACGAGGCCGAGGCCCGGATCCGCCGCGATCAGGTCGACGCCGAGCACGCCGTCGACTCGATCCTCGACGGCTACGCGGCCCGGCTCGAATCGCTCAGCGACCGCCACCTGGCCGCTCGCGCCGCCGACGTCCGCGATATCCAGCGGCGCATCCTGGACCACCTTTCCGGCCGCGGCGCCGGCCCGCTGCACGCGAACCTTGGCCAGCCGGGCCTGGTGCTCACCCACGACCTGTCCCCCAGCGAGACGGCCGAGCTGGACCCGACCCTGGTCCTGGGCTTCGCCACCGAGGCGGGCGGGATGGCCAGCCACACCGCCATCGTCGCCGCGGCGCTGGAGATCCCCGCCGTGGTCGGGCTCGGGCGCTTCCTCGACCGCGCCCAAGCGTCGCATTCCGCGATCATCGACGGTGACGAGGGCCTCGTCGTGCTCGACCCCGACGCGGAGACCCTGGGCCGATATCGGCGGGCCGCCGCCGAACGCGCCGCCCGGTTCGAGCGGCTGACCCGACTGTCCGACCTGCCGGCCGAGACGCTCGACGGCCACGTGGTCCACCTCGTCGGTAACATCGAGTTCCCCGCCGAGGCCGACGCCTGCCTGACGCGTGGCGCCGAGGGGATCGGCCTCTACCGGACCGACTTCCTCTACCTGAACGCCGAGCGACCCCCCACCGAGGAAGAACAGTACGTTAATTATGAGGCGGTGGTCCGGTCGATGCAGGGGCGGCCCGTCACGATCAGGACCCTGGACCTGGGGGCCGACAAAGTCGCCCGGTTCCGTGCCGGGCAGGGGGGAGACCCCGGAGGGCACGCCCGTCACCCGGCCCTGGGCCTGCGCAGCCTGCGCCTCTCGCTGCGCGAGCCCGAGCTGTTCCGGCCCCAGCTCCGCGCCATCCTCCGGGCCGCGGCGCTGGGCGACGTGCGGATCATGCTGCCGATGGTGACCACCCTGACCGAGTTCCGCCAGGCCCGGGCGTTGCTCAACAGCGTGGCCGTCGAGCTCGCCGCGGAGGGGGTGCCGGCCCGCGCCGACCTCCCGCTGGGGATCATGATCGAGGTGCCCGCGGCCGTCGTGATGGCGGACAAGATGGCCGAGGAGGTAGACTTCTTCTCGATCGGCACGAACGACCTGATCCAGTACGCCCTGGCCGTCGATCGGACCGACGAGACCGTGGCCGACCTGTACTCGGCGTCCGACCCCGCCGTGCTCCGGCTGATCGCGATGGTCGTGGAGGCCGCCCGCCGTCGCGGCCTGGACGTGACCGTTTGCGGAGCGATGGGAGGCGACCCGCTGTACACGACCGTGCTGCTGGGCCTGGGCGTGGGCCACCTGAGCATGCCGCCGCACCAACTGCCCGAGGTCAAGCGAGTGGTCCGCGGATTGCGAATGAACGAGGCCCGGGCGCTGGCGCTCCGCGCCCTGGACCAGGACACGGCGCAGGCGGTGAACGTCCTGCTCCGCGCCTCGCTGGGCTCGACGCTGGCGGCGAGCCCGCAGCCCCCTTCGTCTTCGTCGTACCCGGCCGTCTCCCCCGACCTGGACCTACCCACCGGCCGAGGAGCCTGA
- a CDS encoding TIGR03936 family radical SAM-associated protein — MSVLSRVRLRFAKQGDLRLVSHHDLMRCLERLVRRAGLPVAQSKGFNPRPKIAFALALALGIEGRREVVDIDLEEPLGADRVRELLASESPDGLEWFEAQDVPIGKAVQISSVRYELQVPADRREVAARSVEVLLASDRWPFVRRRPDRDIEADLRPFVLGAELDPEGTLQIHLKMTPSGSARPEEVLDALGLRDLLGSGGVLVRTDMDLAPPTESGPTPPAPPKPAPPSAAGEPPPTLIVAGGRAVDAENRP, encoded by the coding sequence ATGTCGGTCCTCAGTCGGGTGCGACTCCGATTCGCCAAGCAAGGCGACCTCCGCCTGGTCAGCCATCATGACCTGATGCGCTGCCTGGAGCGCCTGGTGCGCCGCGCCGGCTTGCCGGTGGCCCAGTCGAAGGGATTCAACCCCCGGCCGAAGATCGCCTTCGCCCTGGCCCTGGCCCTGGGCATCGAGGGCCGCCGCGAAGTGGTCGACATCGACCTGGAAGAGCCCCTGGGGGCAGACCGGGTGCGCGAGCTGCTCGCCTCGGAGAGCCCCGACGGACTCGAATGGTTCGAGGCCCAGGACGTGCCTATCGGCAAGGCCGTCCAGATCTCCTCAGTTCGCTATGAGCTGCAAGTCCCCGCCGATCGCCGCGAGGTCGCCGCGCGGTCGGTCGAAGTTCTGCTGGCCAGCGACCGCTGGCCGTTCGTGCGCCGCAGGCCCGATCGCGACATCGAGGCCGACCTCCGACCGTTCGTCCTCGGGGCCGAGCTCGACCCCGAGGGGACCCTCCAGATCCACCTGAAGATGACCCCCAGCGGCTCCGCTCGGCCCGAGGAGGTGCTTGACGCCCTCGGCCTGCGCGACCTGCTAGGGTCCGGCGGCGTGCTGGTCCGCACCGACATGGACCTCGCGCCACCCACCGAGTCCGGGCCGACTCCGCCCGCCCCCCCGAAGCCGGCGCCGCCAAGCGCCGCCGGCGAGCCCCCCCCGACGCTCATCGTCGCCGGGGGCCGGGCCGTGGACGCGGAGAACCGCCCTTAA
- a CDS encoding Rne/Rng family ribonuclease, producing MKKEMLINVLQPEECRIAIVEDGVLEELYVERTSLESFTGNIYKGKIVNLEPAIQAAFVDFSVGRNGFLHVSDVEPQYYRRLDDDAPAPPPSREPRRDREAEDRLAGRVEERPPYGTPLPEERPREERPRGERPRGDRPRGRDRDRPDRSDRRRPDRSEVRRFGEGLVDDEWTPTARPLQPPPPPQAPAAPPVAATTAPVVEPERVEPPAFEEPEPIPSWSRGTPRSRPQAREPRPTPPPVPTPDREPEPQAPARARAPRPPEPSEADLPPSRTFRREPEPSEADLPPSRTNRNRPEAPATPPPSSRTIDPEIEEMLRPRPVREASHTPEDRDQPEAPASSREPRRGRGRGRGRSAPLPEHEEEVRPLPEFSTEPAFEEAELPAEPREPREPRRRGGRDAIRSRGGEREALPERARPAGLPPAAERIEEIHTPAAPARVRPPEPERPRERGGRDRDRDRDREAARKLSDRAGEPGYVPRSMRSARPPEPAFEPAPPPFGGWAEQDVELPEGPLAEGDEDREGTDEAGGDRGEAGRRRRRRRGRRRERPRDERETPAVSRGDDEDADLDLDLEGDDDLSEDRPPVITRGVAPSPDDFEFDDDLPIDDEDDDLLLDDEVDVAAVASPDDEIDPELEEEIRREIEEIAELELEMGLRGTVEARPRGGDRGAPGPGGRPARGRSSDKPPLQDIFRRGDEVLVQVIKESIGTKGPTLSTYISIPGRYLVLMPGLNRVGVSRKIADEGQRRKLREIMTELNPPKGLGFIVRTAGLDRTKRELARDLAYLLRLWKVILRRIKKSRTPAVIYQESDMITRTIRDIFNSEIDTIWIDEPAAFERAHEFLRVVMPRYADRLKLYSDKVPLFHKYGIEDEIAKIQRRVVPLPEGGSIVIDPTEALVAIDVNSGNFRVENDAERTAYEMNLRAAKEIARQLRLRDLGGVICNDFIDMRDERSRRGVERALRDAIKRDRARTKIARMSPFGIIEMTRQRIRPSLKRSVYEDCGHCSGAGVVKTVESMSIDVMRLLALASQRQDIRRINITVNPDVSTYLNNRKRKEINALETDGDMLIFIRPQEDAPAEFLQIDSYDADNAEIRLLPAPQPPARRGR from the coding sequence ATGAAGAAAGAAATGCTCATCAACGTCCTCCAGCCGGAGGAATGCCGGATCGCCATCGTCGAGGACGGTGTGCTCGAAGAGCTCTACGTCGAGCGGACCAGCCTCGAGAGCTTCACGGGCAACATCTATAAAGGCAAGATCGTCAACCTCGAGCCGGCCATCCAGGCGGCGTTCGTCGATTTCTCCGTGGGCCGCAACGGCTTCCTCCACGTCTCCGACGTCGAGCCCCAGTATTATCGCCGGCTCGACGACGACGCCCCCGCCCCGCCGCCGTCCCGCGAGCCCAGGCGCGACCGCGAGGCCGAAGATCGACTCGCCGGCCGGGTCGAGGAACGCCCCCCCTACGGCACTCCTCTGCCCGAAGAGCGGCCCCGCGAAGAACGCCCGCGCGGCGAGCGACCCCGGGGCGACCGGCCCCGCGGCCGCGATCGCGACCGGCCCGACCGCTCCGACCGCCGCCGGCCCGACCGCTCCGAGGTCCGCCGATTTGGCGAGGGGCTCGTCGACGACGAATGGACGCCGACGGCCCGGCCGCTCCAGCCCCCGCCCCCGCCGCAGGCCCCGGCCGCCCCGCCCGTGGCCGCCACGACTGCCCCGGTCGTTGAGCCCGAACGCGTCGAGCCGCCGGCATTCGAAGAGCCGGAGCCGATCCCGTCGTGGTCTCGCGGCACCCCCCGCAGCCGGCCCCAGGCCCGCGAGCCTCGGCCAACTCCGCCGCCGGTGCCCACGCCCGACCGCGAGCCCGAGCCGCAGGCGCCCGCACGCGCCCGTGCCCCTCGCCCGCCCGAGCCGTCCGAGGCCGACCTGCCGCCGAGCCGGACCTTCAGGCGCGAGCCCGAGCCGTCCGAGGCCGACCTGCCGCCGAGCCGGACCAACCGCAACAGGCCCGAGGCGCCCGCCACCCCTCCTCCCTCGTCCCGGACGATCGACCCCGAGATCGAGGAGATGCTCCGCCCCCGGCCGGTGCGCGAGGCGTCCCACACGCCCGAGGATCGCGACCAGCCCGAGGCTCCCGCTTCGTCTCGCGAGCCCCGACGCGGCCGTGGCCGTGGCCGTGGCCGTTCGGCGCCCCTGCCCGAGCATGAAGAGGAAGTCCGCCCGCTGCCCGAGTTCTCGACCGAGCCGGCCTTCGAAGAAGCGGAGCTTCCCGCCGAGCCGCGTGAACCGCGCGAGCCTCGTCGCAGGGGAGGCCGCGACGCCATCCGCTCCCGTGGCGGCGAGCGCGAGGCATTGCCCGAGCGGGCCAGGCCTGCCGGCCTGCCCCCTGCCGCCGAACGGATCGAAGAGATCCACACGCCGGCCGCCCCCGCCCGTGTCCGCCCCCCTGAGCCCGAACGGCCCCGCGAACGCGGTGGCCGCGATCGTGACCGCGATCGTGATCGCGAGGCGGCCCGCAAGCTGAGCGACCGCGCCGGCGAGCCCGGCTACGTCCCGCGCAGCATGCGATCGGCCCGCCCGCCCGAGCCCGCCTTCGAGCCGGCCCCCCCGCCGTTTGGCGGCTGGGCCGAGCAGGATGTCGAGCTGCCCGAAGGTCCCCTGGCCGAGGGGGACGAGGACCGCGAAGGGACCGATGAGGCCGGGGGCGATCGCGGCGAGGCCGGACGCCGCCGCCGTCGCCGCCGCGGACGTCGCCGCGAGCGGCCCCGCGACGAGCGCGAGACGCCCGCCGTCTCGAGGGGCGACGACGAGGACGCCGACCTCGACCTGGACCTGGAAGGGGACGACGACCTGAGTGAAGACCGCCCGCCGGTCATCACCCGCGGCGTCGCGCCCTCGCCCGACGACTTCGAGTTCGACGACGACCTGCCGATCGATGACGAGGATGACGACCTGCTGCTCGACGACGAGGTCGACGTCGCCGCCGTGGCGTCGCCCGACGACGAGATCGACCCCGAGCTCGAGGAGGAGATCCGCCGCGAGATCGAGGAGATCGCCGAGCTGGAGCTGGAGATGGGCCTTCGCGGCACCGTCGAGGCCCGCCCGCGCGGCGGCGACCGAGGCGCCCCCGGCCCCGGCGGCCGCCCCGCACGCGGCCGTTCCAGCGACAAGCCGCCGCTCCAGGACATCTTCCGCAGGGGCGACGAGGTGCTCGTGCAGGTCATCAAGGAGAGCATCGGCACCAAGGGGCCGACCCTCTCGACCTACATCAGCATCCCCGGCCGCTACCTGGTGCTGATGCCAGGGCTGAACCGCGTGGGCGTCTCGCGCAAGATCGCCGACGAGGGCCAGCGCCGCAAGCTCCGCGAGATCATGACCGAGCTGAACCCGCCCAAGGGGCTCGGCTTCATCGTCCGGACCGCCGGGCTCGACCGGACCAAGCGCGAGCTTGCCCGCGACCTGGCGTACCTGCTCCGCCTCTGGAAGGTGATCCTCCGCCGGATCAAGAAGTCCCGCACGCCGGCCGTCATCTACCAAGAATCCGACATGATCACGCGGACCATCCGCGACATCTTCAACTCCGAGATCGACACGATCTGGATCGACGAGCCGGCCGCGTTCGAACGCGCCCACGAGTTCCTCCGGGTCGTCATGCCGCGCTACGCCGATCGACTGAAGCTCTACTCCGACAAGGTGCCGCTCTTCCACAAGTACGGCATCGAGGACGAGATCGCCAAGATCCAGCGCCGCGTGGTGCCCCTGCCCGAGGGCGGATCGATCGTCATCGACCCGACCGAGGCCCTGGTCGCCATCGACGTGAACTCGGGCAACTTCCGGGTCGAGAACGATGCCGAGCGCACGGCGTACGAGATGAACCTGCGTGCCGCCAAGGAGATCGCCCGCCAACTCCGCCTGCGTGACCTTGGCGGTGTGATCTGCAACGACTTCATCGACATGCGTGACGAGCGCAGTCGCCGGGGAGTCGAGCGGGCCTTGCGTGACGCGATCAAGCGTGACCGGGCTCGCACCAAGATCGCGCGGATGAGCCCCTTCGGCATCATCGAGATGACCCGTCAGCGCATCAGGCCCAGCCTGAAGCGGTCGGTCTACGAAGACTGCGGGCACTGCTCGGGCGCCGGCGTGGTGAAGACCGTCGAGAGCATGTCCATCGACGTGATGCGGCTGCTGGCCCTGGCCTCGCAGAGGCAGGACATTCGCCGGATCAACATCACGGTCAATCCCGACGTCTCGACGTACCTGAACAACCGCAAGCGCAAGGAGATCAACGCGCTGGAGACCGACGGGGATATGCTGATCTTCATCCGTCCCCAGGAGGACGCCCCGGCGGAGTTCCTCCAGATCGACTCCTACGACGCCGACAACGCCGAGATCCGCCTCCTGCCCGCGCCGCAGCCCCCGGCTCGCCGCGGTCGCTGA